In Dyadobacter sp. NIV53, a single window of DNA contains:
- the polA gene encoding DNA polymerase I — MDKPVHKLFLLDAMALIYRAHFAFIKAPRITSKGLNTSAVFGFTNTLLEVLHKEKPTHIGVAFDTSAPTFRHVQFEAYKAQRQAQPEDITVAIPLVKKLLQAMCIPILVLDGFEADDIIGTIAKEASKEGFEVYMMTPDKDYGQLVEKYVHIYKPAFMGKGPEVLGVQEILDRWQIERIDQVIDMLGLMGDAVDNIPGIPGVGEKTAQKLIAEYGTLENILTHGDEIKGKLGERIRENHEQAIMSKQLATIDTNVPVPFDAEDLTICPVNAEKVIELFDELEFKSLRPRVLAIAQPTTATQPAAVLTPTPKTKAADRTGQMDLFGNPAQEIGQQPAEITEVLADPDGVLLDENIHLSTQKKTIDNTLHRYHTVDTPELLTSLAHYLSIQDAFCFDTETTSLDAIGADLVGLSFSYQAGEAFYIPVPADKVKAQDIVEYFRAVFENEAIVKIGQNIKYDLLVLKNYNIDVRGKLSDTMLAHYLLQPDKRHGMDILAASYLNYDPVSITSLIGKKGIKQGNMRDVAIPEITQYAAEDADITFQLNTIFSQELPKVNAVKLFETVEMPLLQVLADMESKGVNLDINALKEMSGILEGDIRQYESEIFEMAGQSFNISSPKQLGEVLFDQMKLIAKPKKTKTGQYATGEEILSELENEHLIARKILDYRELQKLKSTYVDALPLLVNPRTGRIHTSYNQAVAATGRLSSTNPNLQNIPIRTHRGREIRKAFVPDNEEFQILSADYSQIELRIMAAFSMDASMIDAFNKGRDIHATTASKVFKVALEDVTSDMRRKSKMVNFGIIYGISAFGLAQRLSIPRGEAAEIIKAYFEEFPAVKGYMDKVVNDARDKEYVETILGRRRYVPDINSRNQTNRGYAERNAINAPIQGSAADMIKVAMINIHDFIINEKLKSRMILQVHDELVFDAHRDEIPLLKEKVDELMRLAIPLPVKMETGIGIGANWLEAH, encoded by the coding sequence ATGGATAAACCAGTTCACAAGCTTTTCCTGCTCGACGCCATGGCGTTGATATACCGTGCCCATTTTGCTTTTATCAAAGCCCCGAGAATTACATCGAAAGGACTTAATACAAGTGCAGTTTTTGGATTTACAAATACGTTACTTGAAGTATTACATAAAGAAAAGCCTACCCACATTGGTGTAGCGTTTGATACCTCTGCCCCTACTTTCAGGCATGTCCAGTTTGAGGCTTACAAGGCGCAGCGCCAGGCACAGCCGGAAGATATCACTGTGGCGATTCCGTTAGTGAAAAAACTTTTGCAGGCCATGTGTATTCCTATCCTGGTTCTCGATGGTTTTGAGGCGGACGACATTATTGGAACGATAGCAAAGGAAGCATCCAAAGAAGGTTTTGAGGTATACATGATGACGCCTGACAAAGACTACGGACAGCTGGTAGAAAAATATGTACACATATATAAGCCTGCATTTATGGGCAAAGGCCCCGAAGTTCTGGGAGTGCAGGAAATACTTGACCGCTGGCAAATTGAGCGTATTGACCAGGTTATAGATATGCTCGGACTGATGGGTGATGCGGTCGATAATATACCAGGTATACCGGGGGTGGGTGAAAAAACGGCACAAAAACTGATTGCTGAATATGGCACACTCGAAAATATCCTTACGCATGGCGACGAAATAAAAGGAAAACTTGGCGAACGGATCAGGGAAAATCATGAACAGGCGATCATGAGCAAGCAATTGGCAACAATTGACACCAATGTTCCTGTTCCTTTTGATGCAGAAGACCTTACTATTTGTCCGGTAAATGCCGAAAAAGTAATCGAGCTTTTCGACGAACTTGAATTTAAATCCTTACGCCCGAGAGTACTAGCCATTGCCCAGCCAACAACGGCTACACAACCTGCGGCAGTTCTCACACCAACTCCCAAAACAAAAGCTGCTGATAGAACGGGGCAAATGGATTTATTTGGAAATCCGGCTCAGGAAATTGGCCAGCAACCCGCTGAAATCACAGAAGTACTTGCGGATCCGGATGGAGTTTTACTGGATGAAAACATTCATTTATCCACGCAAAAGAAAACCATCGACAATACATTACACCGTTACCATACCGTAGATACACCGGAATTGCTGACCAGTCTGGCGCATTATCTGAGTATACAGGATGCTTTTTGTTTTGATACAGAAACAACCTCCCTGGATGCCATTGGAGCTGATCTGGTCGGTCTATCTTTTTCATATCAGGCGGGGGAAGCATTTTATATTCCGGTACCGGCTGATAAGGTAAAAGCACAGGATATTGTAGAATATTTCAGAGCGGTTTTTGAAAATGAAGCAATTGTAAAAATCGGGCAGAATATCAAATATGATTTGCTGGTCCTTAAAAATTATAATATTGATGTACGAGGTAAGCTAAGTGATACAATGCTTGCCCATTATCTTTTGCAACCCGACAAAAGGCACGGAATGGATATTTTGGCTGCATCTTATCTGAATTATGATCCTGTTTCCATCACATCGTTAATTGGAAAAAAAGGAATAAAACAAGGAAATATGCGCGATGTCGCCATTCCAGAAATCACGCAATATGCAGCAGAAGATGCGGATATTACATTTCAGTTAAATACCATTTTTTCGCAGGAATTGCCCAAAGTAAATGCTGTCAAACTGTTTGAAACGGTGGAAATGCCTTTATTACAGGTACTGGCGGATATGGAGAGCAAAGGTGTAAATCTGGATATTAATGCATTGAAAGAAATGTCCGGAATTTTGGAAGGCGATATTCGGCAGTATGAATCCGAGATATTTGAGATGGCAGGGCAATCGTTCAACATCAGTTCTCCAAAGCAGCTGGGTGAGGTACTGTTTGATCAGATGAAACTGATCGCCAAACCTAAAAAGACGAAAACCGGCCAATACGCTACCGGAGAAGAAATTCTTTCTGAACTCGAAAATGAACACCTTATAGCGAGAAAAATACTGGATTACAGGGAGTTGCAAAAGCTAAAATCTACATATGTGGATGCACTGCCGTTGCTGGTCAATCCCAGGACGGGAAGAATACATACCTCATACAATCAGGCAGTTGCAGCTACCGGACGTTTAAGTTCAACCAACCCGAATTTACAGAATATACCTATACGTACACATCGCGGACGGGAGATTCGCAAAGCCTTTGTACCTGATAATGAAGAGTTTCAAATTTTATCAGCTGATTACTCCCAAATCGAATTGCGTATAATGGCCGCGTTCAGTATGGATGCAAGTATGATCGACGCATTTAACAAAGGGCGTGATATTCATGCAACCACGGCTAGTAAAGTATTCAAAGTTGCGTTGGAGGATGTGACATCGGATATGCGCAGAAAATCCAAAATGGTCAATTTTGGAATTATCTATGGTATTTCTGCATTCGGTCTTGCACAAAGGCTGTCCATTCCGCGTGGTGAAGCTGCCGAAATTATTAAAGCTTATTTTGAAGAATTTCCGGCTGTGAAGGGATACATGGATAAAGTGGTAAATGATGCACGGGATAAAGAATATGTAGAAACGATTCTTGGCAGAAGAAGATATGTTCCTGATATTAATTCTCGTAACCAGACTAACCGCGGATATGCCGAGCGAAATGCCATAAACGCGCCAATCCAGGGTTCAGCGGCAGATATGATCAAGGTGGCCATGATTAATATCCATGATTTTATTATTAATGAAAAGCTGAAATCACGTATGATTTTACAGGTACACGATGAACTTGTATTCGATGCACACCGGGACGAAATCCCTCTGTTAAAAGAAAAAGTGGATGAACTGATGAGACTTGCAATTCCTCTGCCTGTAAAAATGGAAACCGGAATAGGTATTGGTGCCAATTGGCTGGAAGCACATTGA